A single region of the Biomaibacter acetigenes genome encodes:
- the ylqF gene encoding ribosome biogenesis GTPase YlqF — protein sequence MEIQWYPGHMAKARKIIKQNIRLVDAVIELVDARAPLASHLPDLDELSGGAQKIVVLNKADLADERVTGMWIKKFREMQLEALDVNSMDRHSVKRLINLITTIYCKKPGCRPTRCMIIGIPNVGKSSIINQMAGRKGARTGDIPGVTKGKMWLKVNKELELLDTPGILWPKFEDKAIGIKLAILGSIKEELINIEELSYIFLEFLSKEYPHSLRERYKIDVGKSPREMLNDIAFKRGFLMAGGVPDMERSAKTLLMEYRQGKLGRISLENPDEQGGFWQNISNQE from the coding sequence ATGGAGATTCAGTGGTATCCAGGACATATGGCAAAAGCTAGAAAGATTATAAAGCAAAACATCCGGTTGGTAGATGCAGTGATAGAATTAGTTGATGCCCGGGCACCTTTGGCAAGTCACCTTCCGGACCTTGATGAACTTTCGGGTGGTGCGCAAAAAATTGTGGTTTTAAACAAAGCTGACCTTGCCGATGAAAGGGTTACCGGAATGTGGATAAAAAAATTTAGAGAAATGCAATTAGAAGCCCTTGACGTGAATTCCATGGACCGGCACTCCGTTAAAAGACTGATAAATTTGATAACAACCATTTACTGCAAAAAGCCGGGCTGTAGGCCAACCAGATGTATGATTATCGGTATTCCAAATGTGGGAAAATCATCTATCATAAACCAGATGGCCGGCAGGAAAGGTGCCAGAACCGGAGATATACCCGGGGTCACAAAAGGAAAGATGTGGCTGAAAGTGAATAAAGAGCTGGAACTGCTGGACACTCCGGGCATTTTATGGCCCAAATTTGAAGATAAAGCCATCGGAATAAAACTCGCCATACTCGGTTCCATAAAAGAAGAGTTGATTAATATTGAGGAACTTTCATATATTTTTCTGGAATTTTTGTCAAAAGAATATCCCCACAGCTTGAGGGAAAGATATAAAATCGATGTTGGGAAAAGCCCCCGGGAAATGTTGAACGACATAGCTTTTAAAAGGGGATTTCTCATGGCAGGTGGGGTGCCCGATATGGAAAGAAGTGCAAAAACCCTGCTAATGGAATACCGCCAGGGTAAACTCGGAAGAATTTCCCTGGAGAACCCCGATGAACAAGGAGGATTTTGGCAAAATATATCGAATCAAGAATAG
- a CDS encoding ribonuclease HII has product MTDLNKEIIRLSRLYDMERNLRQKGHVLIAGVDEAGRGPLAGPVVAGAVILEPDTTIIDLKDSKLLSEKKREAVYKEVIKVAVSYAFDVVDQEYIDEHNILNATLHAMKRAVEKLGAKPDFILVDALKIPGIDIPQQAVIHGDNLCACIAAASVIAKVERDRIMKGYDKIYPQYGFSRNKGYGTKEHVNSIKKYGFCPIHRKSFSIKGLEM; this is encoded by the coding sequence GTGACTGATTTAAATAAAGAGATTATAAGGCTCTCAAGACTTTACGATATGGAACGCAATCTCAGACAAAAAGGCCATGTCTTAATTGCTGGAGTTGATGAAGCTGGCCGGGGGCCCCTGGCAGGGCCGGTGGTGGCGGGAGCCGTCATTCTTGAGCCGGATACTACTATAATAGATTTAAAGGACTCCAAACTTTTAAGCGAGAAAAAAAGAGAGGCGGTATATAAAGAAGTAATTAAAGTTGCCGTATCTTATGCCTTTGATGTGGTAGACCAGGAGTACATAGATGAACATAACATCTTGAATGCGACCCTTCATGCTATGAAAAGAGCTGTTGAGAAACTGGGCGCAAAGCCGGATTTTATTCTCGTAGATGCGCTAAAAATACCCGGTATAGATATTCCCCAACAGGCTGTTATTCACGGGGATAATCTGTGCGCCTGTATAGCAGCCGCTTCAGTGATAGCAAAAGTAGAGCGGGACAGGATAATGAAAGGTTACGATAAAATATATCCCCAGTATGGTTTTTCCAGAAATAAAGGATACGGGACCAAGGAGCATGTGAATTCTATAAAGAAATACGGCTTTTGTCCCATTCACAGGAAAAGTTTTTCAATAAAAGGGCTGGAGATGTAA
- a CDS encoding YraN family protein, with protein MDNKKIGALGERRAVEFLKRNNYNILAVNYRCRQGEIDIIARQGNTLIFIEVKTRSSLKFGMGMEAVNYVKQQKIKKVAMNFLSEKRTVFTDLRFDVIDIMIKDRDTAEITHIKNAF; from the coding sequence GTGGATAACAAAAAAATCGGCGCATTGGGTGAAAGGCGGGCGGTGGAGTTTTTAAAACGCAACAACTATAATATACTTGCCGTAAACTACAGGTGCCGGCAGGGTGAAATAGATATAATAGCAAGGCAGGGAAACACACTTATTTTTATTGAAGTAAAAACCAGGAGTTCCTTAAAATTCGGCATGGGCATGGAGGCAGTGAATTACGTCAAACAGCAGAAGATAAAGAAGGTTGCAATGAATTTTCTCAGTGAAAAAAGGACAGTTTTTACCGACCTGAGATTTGATGTGATAGACATAATGATAAAAGACCGGGACACTGCTGAAATAACACATATAAAAAATGCCTTCTAA
- a CDS encoding ribbon-helix-helix domain-containing protein → MLKSQRKANNVLVHKRTVNLNKTQFNRISELSKTYGIARSEIIRKSIEEFLKKDFLHREG, encoded by the coding sequence ATGTTAAAAAGCCAAAGGAAAGCAAATAACGTATTGGTACATAAAAGGACTGTGAATCTGAATAAAACACAATTCAATAGAATTTCCGAACTAAGCAAAACATACGGGATTGCGCGTTCGGAAATCATACGAAAATCAATAGAAGAATTTTTAAAAAAGGACTTTTTGCATCGAGAGGGATAA
- a CDS encoding SIR2 family NAD-dependent protein deacylase → MDFLREIALKTADLIKRSGKTLALTGAGISTESGIPDYRSKGTGLWEKYDPMSKASLSALISDPVEFYNFNLPRWIKYANAEPNTAHRVLAKMEEKNFIRGVITQNIDGLHIKAGSRNVWEVHGHLRTCRCMGCNHKYDFSEAVRQFEDGIVPPKCKTCGGILRPDVVLFEDPMSSDYYRALEALEGCELLIVVGSSLQVYPVADMPYLARQMVIINKEPTTFDSRAAVTAHCKAGEFFEELASILKI, encoded by the coding sequence GTGGATTTTTTAAGGGAAATAGCACTCAAAACGGCCGATCTGATCAAAAGATCCGGCAAAACCCTTGCACTTACCGGTGCCGGCATCAGCACCGAAAGCGGGATTCCGGACTATAGAAGCAAAGGCACGGGGTTGTGGGAAAAATATGACCCAATGTCAAAGGCCAGCCTTTCGGCATTAATTTCCGACCCGGTAGAATTTTATAATTTTAACCTGCCCCGGTGGATTAAATACGCAAATGCCGAGCCGAATACCGCTCACCGGGTTCTTGCAAAGATGGAGGAAAAGAATTTTATCCGTGGAGTTATAACCCAAAATATCGACGGGCTTCACATTAAAGCGGGTTCCAGAAACGTATGGGAAGTTCACGGCCACCTTCGCACGTGTCGCTGTATGGGTTGCAATCATAAGTATGATTTTTCCGAAGCTGTGCGGCAGTTTGAAGACGGGATAGTTCCCCCAAAATGCAAAACATGCGGCGGTATACTCAGGCCTGATGTAGTGCTTTTCGAAGATCCCATGAGCAGCGACTATTACAGGGCGCTGGAGGCTTTAGAGGGTTGCGAACTTTTAATTGTGGTAGGAAGCAGTCTGCAAGTATACCCAGTAGCAGACATGCCTTATCTTGCAAGACAAATGGTAATCATCAACAAAGAACCGACCACGTTTGATAGCCGAGCCGCCGTAACAGCTCATTGCAAAGCAGGCGAATTTTTTGAAGAGCTGGCGTCAATTTTAAAGATATAA
- a CDS encoding TetR/AcrR family transcriptional regulator, whose protein sequence is MNYPEERNQSQRILEAAYECISTKGYANVSLREIADNAGVVLSQLHYYFGNKEGLFREVIKMMIKKYLFEVESYLKKGKTAKERLSSLINFFKEMLKNNPGLFRLLYDFTGLALWSPSFSTLLRNLFKDLSNMIEELILKNSHLMENLQGYSPALLARMILGAMFGTAIQVMLDEDKENLPDALNAIQIVLD, encoded by the coding sequence ATGAATTATCCGGAGGAAAGAAATCAGTCCCAAAGGATATTGGAAGCGGCATATGAATGCATTTCGACCAAAGGGTATGCAAATGTATCTCTGAGGGAGATCGCTGATAATGCCGGAGTTGTTTTAAGCCAGCTACATTATTATTTCGGAAACAAAGAGGGCCTTTTCAGGGAAGTAATAAAAATGATGATAAAAAAATATCTATTTGAAGTGGAAAGCTATTTAAAGAAAGGGAAAACCGCAAAAGAAAGGCTATCGTCATTGATTAATTTTTTTAAGGAAATGTTAAAAAACAATCCGGGGCTATTCCGCTTATTATATGATTTCACCGGCCTTGCCCTATGGTCTCCTTCTTTTAGCACCCTGCTGCGAAACTTATTTAAAGATTTATCAAACATGATAGAAGAACTGATTTTAAAGAATAGCCATTTAATGGAAAATTTGCAGGGGTACTCTCCGGCCCTCTTAGCCAGGATGATTCTGGGAGCAATGTTTGGGACAGCTATACAGGTTATGCTTGATGAGGACAAGGAAAATTTGCCTGACGCCTTAAATGCAATACAAATAGTGTTAGATTAA